From a single Brassica napus cultivar Da-Ae chromosome C9, Da-Ae, whole genome shotgun sequence genomic region:
- the LOC106432815 gene encoding uncharacterized protein LOC106432815, producing the protein MPPRQARRGGNHLPIPISSSSDSSPPSTPAPLPTPSFEATPSGYSFETDPSEGSYDQTPVHMYLSPDPYFMDIEVDVVHDSPVHGDHPASPAAHIPPAPAAPIPAAQPEPAPTDPAIIALLELMAEMVNLQHQALNAQRDAQSAQPGPVPTTSHPDFLKIVMIMKNLGTMHYKGCTDPFEADVWLHNLEQNFAATRCPEEFKNDVAVYYLEKDAISWWLCVERNFGDFDLSWADFRTAFVRKYFPPEARDRLEIKFMELVQGGLSVRKSEAEFTCLKKYVHYGREDEMMIIRKFLRGLNPYIGSRLEAVEFHRLADLVERDVNVEEAIAAERASSNHSSPPRRPSVPFHPQPHSAMQRGRGGRAYRGGRSGGPRPRTPTCFTCGQLGHVRRDCPNVGQFQQFVPSHITFNPPLPLSPAKRQATTGRAYALELPGPSGPPQGPISGTLLVGGIFAHILLDSGATHSFAAPEVASRFDGEFTKVNLSIPVLTPGDQVLETEGCILRVPIIIQDMIFPAHLLVLPLERYEGEEVYLVTLVAGPVEDEKEENMEEIPVVREYEDVFKALEGLPSSRSNPFSITLEPGLAAITKAPAELAELKQQLADLLDKGFIRPSSSPWGAPVLFVKKKARSMRLCIDYRGINNVTIKDKYPLPRIDELLD; encoded by the exons ATGCCACCGAGACAGGCCAGACGTGGTGGAAATCATCTACCGATACCTATTTCATCATCTTCAGACTCTTCGCCACCATCTACTCCGGCACCACTTCCAACTCCTAGCTTTGAGGCTACACCTTCGGGCTATAGCTTTGAGACTGACCCGTCTGAAGGGTCATATGATCAGACACCAGTGCACATGTATTTGTCTCCAGACCCGTACTTTATGGACATCGAGGTGGATGTGGTACACGATAGTCCAGTGCATGGAGATCATCCCGCATCTCCTGCCGCTCATATTCCACCAGCCCCTGCCGCACCTATTCCGGCAGCACAACCTGAACCAGCGCCAACTGATCCAGCTATAATAGCACTTCTAGAACTGATGGCTGAGATGGTGAATTTGCAACATCAAGCACTGAATGCACAGCGTGACGCACAGAGTGCTCAGCCAGGTCCAGTACCTACCACTTCTCATCCGGACTTCCTGAAGATCGTCATGATTATGAAGAACTTGGGGACGATGCATTACAAGGGATGCACTGATCCCTTTGAAGCTGATGTGTGGCTTCACAATCTCGAGCAGAACTTTGCTGCAACCCGTTGTCCGGAAGAATTCAAGAATGACGTGGCTGTTTACTATCTGGAGAAGGATGCCATCAGTTGGTGGTTATGTGTAGAGAGGAACTTTGGAGACTTTGATCTGAGTTGGGCTGACTTCCGTACAGCGTTCGTTCGAAAGTACTTCCCACCGGAGGCCCGTGATCGTTTGGAGATTAAGTTCATGGAGCTAGTTCAGGGAGGATTATCTGTTAGGAAGTCTGAGGCAGAGTTCACCTGTCTCAAGAAGTATGTCCACTATGGTCGGGAGGACGAGATGATGATTATCCGTAAGTTCCTTCGAGGACTTAACCCATATATCGGGAGCAGACTTGAGGCAGTAGAGTTTCATAGGCTTGCTGATCTTGTTGAGCGTGATGTGAATGTTGAGGAGGCCATTGCTGCTGAGAGAGCTTCTTCTAACCATTCCTCACCACCGAGACGACCATCTGTTCCGTTCCATCCTCAGCCGCATTCTGCTATGCAGCGAGGACGAGGAGGTAGAGCTTATCGGGGAGGTCGTTCTGGAGGTCCTAGACCTAGAACGCCGACTTGTTTCACTTGTGGCCAGCTGGGCCATGTTAGGCGAGATTGTCCGAACGTGGGACAGTTCCAACAGTTTGTACCATCTCACATCACTT TTAACCCACCTTTACCCTTATCTCCTGCTAAGCGTCAAGCCACCACTGGTAGGGCTTACGCTTTAGAGTTACCCGGACCATCCGGACCACCTCAGGGTCCGATTTCAG GGACTTTGCTTGTGGGTGGAATATTCGCCCATATCCTTTTAGATTCGGgagcaacacatagttttgCAGCTCCCGAAGTAGCATCCAGATTTGATGGAGAATTCACTAAGGTGAATTTATCCATTCCCGTTCTAACTCccggagatcaagttcttgaaacTGAAGGCTGTATTCTAAGAGTTCCAATCATTATCCAAGATATGATTTTCCCGGCTCATCTGTTAGTTCTCCCATTAGAGAGGTACGAG GGTGAAGAAGTGTACTTAGTGACCTTGGTTGCTGGACCAGTAGAAGACGAGAAAGAGGAGAACATGGAAGAAATACCAGTAGTCAGAGAATATGAGGACGTGTTTAAGGCATTAGAGGGATTGCCGTCATCTAGGAGTAACCCCTTTAGTATAACCTTAGAACCCGGATTAGCTGCAATAACAAAGGCACCAGCAGAACTTGCTGAGTTGAAGCAGCAGTTAGCTGATTTGTTAGACAAGGGTTTCATACGTCCTAGTTCATCACCATGGGGAGCACCCGTGCTGTTTGTAAAGAAGAAAGCCAGAAGCATGCGGTTATGTATTGATTATCGTGGAATCAATAATGTAACCATAAAGGACAAGTACCCACTCCCAAGAATTGATGAGCTGTTAGACTAG
- the LOC106432816 gene encoding cytochrome c oxidase assembly protein COX11, mitochondrial-like, whose amino-acid sequence MVSRESTKKYEVCIFALSLNSHSLAAAKSFLLGGAHRQYFTHSITETKSKKMLEYLTAVVFGMVWLTCAAAPWYRTFCQATGYGVSFLIGAGFVLVQTVEEKIARHSESGAVTEREIVVPFNGDVADGMQWKFTPT is encoded by the exons atggtGTCAAGAGAATCAACCAAGAAATATGAAGTATGTATCTTCGCTTTATCTTTGAATTCCCATTCGCTTGCTGCTGCTAAATCGTTCTTACTTGGTGGTGCTCATCGCCAGTATTTTACTCACTCAATAACAGAAACCAAATCAAAGAAAATGCTTGAATACCTCACTGCCGTTGTCTTTGGCATGGTGTGGTTAACTTGTGCAGCTGCGCCATGGTATAGAACGTTCTGCCAAGCTACTGGATATGGAG TCTCTTTCTTAATCGGTGCTGGCTTTGTACTAGTACAAACTGTTGAGGAGAAGATTGCTAGGCACTCAGAATCTGGTGCCGTCACTGAAAG GGAGATTGTGGTGCCGTTCAATGGTGATGTTGCAGATGGGATGCAGTGGAAGTTCACTCCAACTTAA